Genomic segment of Panicum virgatum strain AP13 chromosome 9N, P.virgatum_v5, whole genome shotgun sequence:
CAAAATATCacgatttttagacaatattaactatgctttctccattatttaattgagagaggtgtaaaattctagaaattcggaAATTATACTGTAGCAAACCGCCTTAGGTTGAGCTCAGGTTGTTTTTCGAACAGTTTCGTTATTTGAAGGTGTAGGATGTTTGGTTTCGTAGTTCAAGGACTAAAATAAGATGATCATGATAATTCAGAGTTGAAAAATTGATATTTCCCTATTTCTTATGGGCAGTAGAGTTGGTCAGACCGCATTTCAGGCACAAGTCAAGTTTAgccagaatgaagaagatccACTCGATGTCACGGCTCGCTTTCGCTTGCTGTCAGACATTGAAGCTTCAGTGCAACGCGGGGCCACACACCTACGTGCATTTTTAGCAACAAGTATACAGCCGCCAAAACAGAATCCCTTAAGGATACGGGATTGAAAACACTAGGCTGCTGCCAAAAGATCAGAGTGGAAAACCAATGCAACCACATAATTTATAGACGCATACATACGACACGTAGTGTGTTCCAAGCAAGACGAGCCACGCAAATTCGTACCGGCGCGCACGGAGCGGAGCTCCATCACCACCGTCCTACCCGCCATGGCGGCCGGTGATGCCGGCCGACGagggacgaggacgacgaccgCGGCCGTCATGGTGCCAGCGGTGGCGCTGAGCTCCGGCAAGCCGATGCCGCGGGTGGGCTTcggcacggcgacggcgacgctcgGCCAGGCCGAGGGCCACGCCGGCGTGACGGATGCCGTCCTCCGCGCCATCGACGCCGGGTACCGCCACTTGGACACCGCCGCGGTGTACAACGCGGAGGCCGCGCTCGGGGACGCCGTGGCCCAGGCCATCCGCGCGGGGACCATCGCCTCCCGCGACGAGGTCTACGTCACCTCCAAGCTCTGGATCGCCGACGCGCACCCCGGCCGCGTCCTGCCGGCGCTCCAGAAGACACTACAGTGAGTACACTGTACACACATAGCCCGGCAAGCTTGATAGCAGTGACTGACTGTTCATTAATTTCGGGTCAGGAATCTGCGGATGGAGTACGTGGACCTGTACCTGATTCACTACCCGGTGAGCCTGCGGCCGACGGAGGGTGAAGCAGCAGGctcggcggtggtggtgaagaaGAACCTGGTGGCGATGGACATGAAGGGGGTGTGGGAGGAGATGGAGGAGTGCCACCGGCGAGGGTTGGCCAGGGCCATCGGCGTCAGCAACTTCGCCTGCAAGAAGCTCGAGCACCTGCTCTCCTTCGCGAGGATCCCTCCGGCAGCTAACCAGGTGGAGGTGCACCCCTACTGCCGCCAGAACAAGCTGAGGGAGTTGTGCAGGGAGAAGGGGATCCAGCTCTGCGCCTACTCGCCCCTGGGCGCCACCGGCACGCCATGGGCCAACACCTCCGTCATGGACAGCCCTGTCCTGAAGCAGATCGCCCAGGACAGGGGCAAAACCGTCGCCCAGGTAATAATTTCCTTATTCGTTATAAAGTCTACTAGATAGACAAATTATTGATGATGAACAAATAGATTTCATTAGTTTTGCAGGATCAGAAAATTAAGCTCCCTGCTTGGCTATtgtttactccctccgtcccaaattattagttgttttggTTTTTCTATATTTATAGACTTTGTTATGCACCTAGACATAATATATGTAAATGCGTAGTAAAGTCTATGAATTTAGAAAaaccaaaacgactaataatttggaacgaagAGGTATTTGCTAATAACTTGTCAGCGATGGAGATAATGCAGGTGTGCATTAGGTGGGTGTACGAGCAGGGTGACTGCGTGATCACCAAGAGCTTCAACGAGAGTAGGATGCGAGAGAACCTCGACATCTTCGGCTGGGAGCTCACCGACGACGACCGCCGGAAGATCAGTGACCTTCCGGAATCCAGGGGGAACTACAATTTCATGGTGCATGAATCCGGGCCGTACAAAACAGTGGAGGAGTTATGGGACGGCGAGATCACTGCCGGCCACTGCATCCAAACGGCGCTTGTTTCGTCTGATTGATTTGATTGATTAATATGACGCCCTAATGTATTATTTTTATCTGTACATTCTAAATTTCTCTCTTTATGGAGGCAGGAATTCTCTTTAATTACCCTTGTGAGTTGTGATGAAAAGAGAAGAGATCAGAACCAAAAACTTGTAAGTAGAGCGGGGGATTTGGCCATTCGAAGCACCAGCATTATATTTGGCGTGGCAATCATGCGAGGGATGTGGAGTGCCTAGGATGTCTTAGTACGGTGCAAGATGGCATGGTCAGGTTGATGAGATAGAATGACAATAGAGCTAGGCGGCAAACCTAGGGATGCAAGTTAGATAATTTTTGGGTCattgcactactacaaaaacaattaACTGGCAAAAAACAATTAATCGAGGCGTTTTTGCAACCGCCCACAACCTTTGATCCGAGACGGTTTGCTGCCCGCCCACGAGCCCATCCCCATGCCTCGCGCGTCCTCCGCCGCCATCGTCCGCTCGGCATCCCGTGTGCCCACAGCTGTCCTCCAGCATCCTCTACCGCCACGTCCCACCCAGCCCACTGCCGTCCGCCACCGTCGTGTCCACGGATTCCCGATCGGAGAGCTCGATGGGGATGGCCATGGCATGGAGGATCTCCACAACACACGTGGAGGGGCGGTGGAGGGTGTCAGGGAGTGGCGGCCCTAGTGTGTCCAAGGCGGCGGTGTGCGCCGCCATGGACGCTGTGGCTGGAGCTCCGGCCCTTTAGGGTGCACGTGGTGGAGGTGGTGCCCCGCGCCGTGCGATCGGGGCTGGGGCACACCAACACAgcggggctggcggcggccaagCACGGGGAGTGGCCGCTCTACTGGGGGTTCACGGCGGTGATCGAGTAGCAGGTGCGGCCATCGCAGGAGGGGCAGGCGACGTGGGGAGGGGTGGCTGAGGGAGGGAGAGGTGAACCGCTAAGTCCTGTTTATATATACACCCCATAGGTGGGTAAGATACGAGCCTCCTTTCTGATATTGCGCTTAGGCTGGGCCAAGATTTAGGAGAAGAGTCATATGAATTAACTGCCTTGGTTAGTTAATTTACCGAGGCGGTGTCGTTATAATGACCGTCTCGGTAAATAGAAATTAACCGAGACAGTTATATTATATTACCCGTCTCAGTTAATTGATTTTAGGAGGCGATTATTTTTATTCGCCTCGGTAAATAGGCATTACCCAAGCTGGTTCATAATTGTGCCCATCTTCGAGGGGTTTTGAAAAGGTCACAGTTAAGTTTTTTTAGTAGTGTTGGGTCAATCCAAAAAGTTGATAAGATGAACTAGTGTAGTATGCTATCGTAGTTAACTAGCTGACCGAAAAATACTATTGAGTACCACTTGCATCCTTAGTCAAACCCATCGTTTTTGGTCTTGATATTTTCCTCGTCCTTACTAGAAATTCTGCAGATACACGTAAGAATTGTGTGGGGGAATGGTTGATCACAAGATAAACCTTATTTGGTGACATTATATGAGAGATGGAGCTTTTGCTGGTATAACACGATGTCACATCGTCTTGTGGGCCATTCTTGGAACAACTATTATATTTCGAGACTTGAGAACTGACTTCTATGCATGTGGACAACCTTGTGCATATTCGATTTGATGATGACACGATGACTTCCTTGTCACAGGCCGCATCATGTTCTTTGTTTACCTAATTCTGTTATCTCCTTTCTAAGGTAaaccgtgtgtgtgtgtgggtgtgggtgtgtgtgtgtgtgtgggggggggggggggggtgggctgGGGGCGGTGTTCTATGGGGTTCGTGCCATTGGCGCATGTTGTGGCCTTATCGCTTAGAGGTGAGTAGCTAGGCATAGTCGCATAAGCGAGTAGCTAGGCATAGTCGCATAGAGATGAATCTGTTAAATATATTGTAACATGTCAACAATCCCAACAACTTTGTGCTGTAGTAGCTTCAGAAGAAGAACTTGCCACTATTATATCATCCGCATATATTAGAAGAAACATTGTAACTCCTCCTTTATTAAGATAGAACAAAGACACATCTACTTTGGACGGCTTGAAGCCAAGCTGTTGCAGCTTTGCATTGAGTCGAgaataccaagctctaggcgcctATTTCAACCCATATAACACTTTGTCTAACTTGCAGACATAATCTGGTTTATCTTTGCTTTCATACCCGGTGGCTGCCTCATGAACACTTCTTCAAGTAAACCATAAAGAAACGCATTCTCAACATCTAGTTGGCAAAGTGATCAGTTGTTTGAAACTGCAAGAGACAATACCAAGTGAATAGTTGTTGCCTTCACAACTGGACTAAATGTATCCTCATAATCAATACCATATCTCTGCTTGAAACCTTTAGCAACAAGCCGTGCTTTATACCTATCAATGGATCCATCTGATTTTCTTTTAATCTTGTAAACCCACATGCAATCAATAATATTTCTCCCTGCACTAGGGGGAACAAGGTGCCATGTCTTGTTACGCAGTAGGGCCATATACTCATCATGCATAGCTTGTTGCCAATTAGAATCTCGTAAAGCATCCTCAAGGGACTGTGGTTCAGACTCAGCAATACCAGAGAGACCATATCGTATAGTGCCACCTGTGTACACTTTTGGCTTGTGAATCCCGCTCTGCGAGCGAGTATGTGGCCGAGTTGGAGCAGACTCAGCCACCGGAGCCGTAGCAGGTGCAGCAGGTGCAGCGTCCGAAGAAGATCCTGCTTCCCCCGACAGGGCAGGCCCATGATCCGATGAGGATCCGAGCACTGGAACCGCGTCGTCCactggcgacgacggcgacagtGCAGTTTCTGATGCGTCGGTCGGTAGGGAGACAGTCGGCGCCGGATCCTCCTCGTGTTCTGTGCCTGACCCCTCTGCAGCAAAAACATCTTCCTGGCCATTGTTCTCAGTGGAATTTTTATCAGTAGCAACAGGTAAATTATTAGAACTATAAATTACATCAGTATGCATTGTTGTACCCATAGGAAAATAGGATGGATGCATCAAATGTGACGGGATGAGATTAATT
This window contains:
- the LOC120692411 gene encoding deoxymugineic acid synthase 1-B-like, with the protein product MAAGDAGRRGTRTTTAAVMVPAVALSSGKPMPRVGFGTATATLGQAEGHAGVTDAVLRAIDAGYRHLDTAAVYNAEAALGDAVAQAIRAGTIASRDEVYVTSKLWIADAHPGRVLPALQKTLQNLRMEYVDLYLIHYPVSLRPTEGEAAGSAVVVKKNLVAMDMKGVWEEMEECHRRGLARAIGVSNFACKKLEHLLSFARIPPAANQVEVHPYCRQNKLRELCREKGIQLCAYSPLGATGTPWANTSVMDSPVLKQIAQDRGKTVAQVCIRWVYEQGDCVITKSFNESRMRENLDIFGWELTDDDRRKISDLPESRGNYNFMVHESGPYKTVEELWDGEITAGHCIQTALVSSD